A genomic region of Arachis stenosperma cultivar V10309 chromosome 9, arast.V10309.gnm1.PFL2, whole genome shotgun sequence contains the following coding sequences:
- the LOC130949857 gene encoding uncharacterized protein LOC130949857 has protein sequence MANTFNIVWSGPKLDGKLDYSYWETLMSTHLKAQNLWNFIEPGLQEGADAAQQRRDQLVLSQIHQGVDYTVFGKIANAKSAKEAWNTLKLSYKGVDKAQKAKLQSLRREYERYEMSSSETVEQYFTRVTDLVNKMRVYGEDMPDSKVVEKILRTMPMKYDHVVTTILESHDMDTMTIAELQGTMESHISRILKKSEKSIEEALKSRVNFNNVAESSHTQEGRGRGFNFQSRGKRKFQR, from the coding sequence ATGGCAAACACTTTTAATATTGTGTGGTCCGGTCCCAAGTTAGATGGAAAACTTGATTATAGTTATTGGGAGACTTTGATGTCCACCCATTTGAAGGCCCAGAACCTGTGGAATTTTATTGAACCGGGTTTGCAAGAAGGAGCAGATGCTGCCCAACAGAGGAGAGATCAATTAGTGCTATCTCAAATTCATCAAGGAGTAGATTATACGGTGTTTGGCAAAATAGCAAATGCCAAAAGTGCAAAGGAAGCATGGAACACGTTGAAGCTATCATACAAAGGCGTAGATAAAGCTCAGAAAGCAAAGCTACAGTCTTTAAGAAGAGAATATGAAAGGTACGAGATGTCAAGCTCAGAAACTGTTGAGCAATATTTTACTCGTGTTACAGATCTTGTCAATAAGATGAGAGTCTATGGAGAAGATATGCCTGATAGCAAAGTAGTGGAGAAAATTCTTCGCACCATGCCGATGAAGTATGACCATGTGGTGACTACGATACTAGAGTCCCACGATATGGATACCATGACGATTGCAGAGTTGCAAGGAACCATGGAAAGCCACATCAGTAGAATACTGAAGAAATCAGAAAAATCAATCGAGGAAGCCCTAAAAAGTCGAGTGAATTTCAACAACGTTGCAGAATCAAGCCATACACAAGAAGGACGAGGTCGTGGTTTTAATTTTCAAAGTAGAGGTAAAAGGAAGTTTCAGAGGTAG
- the LOC130948582 gene encoding PHD finger protein At1g33420-like encodes MVVSGGKPLKRMKRRVTADFYDFLSFPSPSLAAHEGFAGAPFRSAVRSFLTKHALLPPPSALFPHLLTWQILFRVGDVAGEGGAESGGAAAVCLDIVEEDVARSRSVYCDQCRVFGWSGHPVCGKRYHFIIKADGSSIGGYHKPCMCCGDILHLSESKCKSCNHATTTDDVEDWVYHQLENTTHLLHGVVHANGYGHLLRVNGREGGSRYLSGCHIMDFWDRLCKTLGVRKVSVMDVSKKYGLEYRLLHTIMKGHPWYGDWGYQFGSGSYCLTHEAYKTAVDSLSNLPLSTYLCQGQNSSLSRVQGMISYFQSLSDHELVNVRDLFCFLVGLIHDARNTATKVDDVACKKRRVNDSGLLWYWEKKDIERVEEAMLKVLRAVSGSNWVSARALRGAVCKLASTELLDYCLGGLGGKVVYGGMVVNARCNPQTGTFEYRLEAANGSSFGIIANNSSGSKYPSKENLLQCLRYLYEALLHPQMMVNYAPEGTRVLAMSSAQKLLDCKQFVKDYTPGMPPMSDLQKIRISCQVELVDEAEDPAAKTPPELIVLPADATVSDVKIEAANAFQDVYLMFRRFQVDELLGYSGVEDPTQVKHLLGSEEPATVCVRGRCMAKNGLSKFRMERGLERWTVDCNCGAKDDDGERMLACDVCGVWRHTRCSNIRDIDPVPARFVCPKCKNSDQKPKSTGHCKEVTVTNVSASGSCFGNGLPMPSDVR; translated from the exons ATGGTCGTTAGTGGAGGGAAGCCTCTGAAGCGCATGAAGAGGAGAGTCACGGCTGATTTCTACGACTTTCTCTCGTTCCCCTCCCCATCACTCGCCGCCCACGAGGGCTTCGCCGGCGCTCCCTTCAGATCTGCCGTCCGATCCTTCCTTACGAAGCACGCGCTTCTCCCGCCGCCTTCCGCGCTCTTCCCTCACCTGCTGACATGGCAGATCCTCTTCCGTGTTGGCGACGTCGCAGGCGAAGGGGGTGCGGAGTCCGGCGGTGCGGCGGCGGTGTGCCTCGACATCGTGGAGGAGGACGTTGCCAGATCCAGATCTGTGTACTGCGACCAGTGCCGAGTTTTCG GTTGGAGCGGCCATCCAGTGTGCGGGAAACGTTACCATTTTATAATCAAAGCTGATGGAAGCTCCATTGGTGGGTACCATAAACCATGTATGTGTTGTGGAGATATCCTGCACTTGTCAGAATCCAA GTGTAAGTCGTGCAACCATGCGACTACCACTGATGATGTGGAGGACTGGGTGTACCACCAGTTAGAGAATACGACACATCTCTTACATGGTGTAGTCCATGCCAATGGTTATGGGCACCTTCTACGGGTTAatggcagagaaggtggatctAGATATCTTTCTGGTTGCCATATCATGGACTTTTGGGATCGCCTATGCAAGACACTTGGAGTCAG AAAAGTTAGCGTGATGGATGTTTCAAAGAAATATGGGTTAGAGTACCGCCTACTCCATACAATCATGAAGGGACATCCCTGGTATGGTGACTGGGGTTATCAATTCGGTTCTGGTAGCTATTGTCTCACGCATGAAGCATACAAGACTGCGGTTGACAGCCTATCCAATTTGCCCTTGTCTACCTACCTGTGCCAAGGACAAAATTCTTCCCTCTCTCGTGTTCAGGGCATGATTTCATACTTTCAATCTTTGTCAGACCATGAGCTTGTAAATGTAAGGGAcctcttttgttttttggtGGGTTTGATTCATGATGCTCGCAACACTGCAACAAAGGTTGATGACGTGGCCTGCAAGAAGCGCCGTGTTAACGATTCTGGACTGTTATGGTATTGGGAGAAGAAGGATATTGAACGTGTGGAGGAAGCCATGCTGAAGGTGTTGCGTGCAGTGTCTGGGTCCAATTGGGTGAGCGCTCGAGCTCTTAGGGGTGCAGTCTGCAAGTTGGCCTCTACAGAGCTTCTTGATTATTGCCTTGGAGGACTGGGAGGAAAAGTGGTCTATGGTGGAATGGTTGTTAATGCCCGATGCAACCCTCAAACTGGAACTTTTGAATACAG ACTTGAGGCTGCAAATGGCTCCTCCTTTGGAATTATTGCAAACAACTCTTCTGGTTCAAAGTATCCATCCAAAGAGAATCTCCTACAGTGTTTGAGATATTTATATGAGGCTTTGCTTCACCCTCAGATGATGGTAAATTATGCCCCCGAAGGGACAAGGGTTCTTGCAATGAGTTCAGCTCAGAAGCTTCTTGATTGCAAGCAGTTTGTGAAAGACTACACTCCTGGGATGCCCCCAATGTCAGACCTGCAGAAAATACGAATATCATGTCAGGTTGAACTGGTGGATGAAGCTGAAGATCCTGCAGCCAAAACTCCACCGGAACTGATTGTGCTGCCTGCAGATGCCACTGTGTCTGATGTTAAGATCGAAGCAGCAAATGCTTTCCAAGATGTATATCTGATGTTCAGAAGATTTCAAGTTGATGAGCTACTTGGCTATAGCGGTGTTGAAGATCCCACCCAGGTCAAGCACTTATTAGGATCAGAAGAACCCGCCACGGTTTGTGTCCGTGGAAGATGCATGGCAAAGAATGGGCTGAGCAAGTTCCGAATGGAACGAGGACTCGAGAGGTGGACCGTAGATTGCAATTGTGGGGCTAAGGATGATGATGGGGAGAGAATGCTAGCTTGTGACGTATGTGGAGTGTGGCGGCATACTAGGTGTTCTAACATCCGCGACATTGATCCTGTTCCAGCGCGATTCGTTTGCCCAAAATGTAAAAACTCTGACCAAAAGCCCAAGTCTACTGGGCACTGCAAAGAGGTGACAGTGACCAACGTTAGTGCTAGTGGTAGCTGCTTTGGAAATGGCTTGCCAATGCCTTCTGATGTTCGTTAA